The Megalobrama amblycephala isolate DHTTF-2021 linkage group LG7, ASM1881202v1, whole genome shotgun sequence genome window below encodes:
- the LOC125271107 gene encoding glutathione hydrolase 1 proenzyme-like isoform X1: protein MEISWLRDIAERFFIFLEECSLLWCYLISNIFAELYRSKPKRYLFTVFFVLVIIYFLWIRIPKQTDNTVKPCDEYYTKAAVAADAGNCSEIGREMLKRGGSVVDAAIAALLCLSVVNPQSMGIGGGVVFTIYNASTGKVETINARETAPMSASEDMLDKDTKNNPGLLIAVPGELRGYEMAHKRHGRLPWKDLFQPSINLAGKGFLIGKALARAIKEFESTILNNTLLCEVFCDSNNTILKENDNITFPKLAETYRNISENGSEIFYNGSLTQIIVDDINATGGIITLDDLQNYQPVLNEYALNFTVGKYIFHAPDAPFGGPVLALILNILEDYGLSSSSVSTIDKKILTYHRMIEAFRFAEVEKCKLGDPRNENVTKIVKYMTLKSFAKDIRNRIKDDIKLNSYAEKCENCMDDDQGTSHLSIIAEDGSAVAVTSSINDYFGSKVRSNSTGIIFNDQMNDFSKLKNECVENNLIKPGKRPRSSMCPTIILDKDNGKVKMVVGGEGGTNITTSIAQVILNYLFFDYDLKKAVEEPRVQIRKETNVEDCFDVKVTDGLKKKNHTIFHNAEESVIQAVVQQGEKLCAESDCRKGGYPAGY, encoded by the exons ATGGAGATATCATGGCTCAGGGACATTGCTGAGAG gttCTTCATATTTTTGGAGGAGTGCTCTTTACTATGGTGTTATCTCATCTCTAATATCTTTGCTGAACTATACAGAAGCAAGCCAAAAAG ATATCTGttcacagttttttttgttttggtgattatatattttttatggaTACGGATACCCAAGCAGACAGACAACACAGTAAAACCCTGTGATGAGTATTATACTAAGGCAGCAGTGGCAGCGGATGCTGGGAATTGCTCTGAGATTGGGAG GGAGATGTTGAAGCGTGGCGGTTCAGTAGTTgatgctgctattgctgctctGCTGTGTTTGAGTGTGGTTAATCCTCAAAGCATGGGAATCGGAGGAGGTGTGGTTTTCACCATATACAACGCATCAACAG GAAAGGTGGAGACCATTAATGCCAGAGAAACTGCTCCAATGAGTGCTTCAGAGGACATGTTAGACAAAGACACTAAAAATAATCCAG GGTTGTTGATAGCTGTACCAGGAGAACTGCGTGGTTATGAGATGGCACACAAAAGACACGGGAGACTGCCATGGAAGGATCTGTTTCAGCCCAGTATAAACCTGGCAGGGAAGGGTTTTCTGATTGGCAAGGCCTTGGCCAGAGCCATTAAAGAATTTGAGAGCACAATTCTGAATAATACATTGTTGTG TGAAGTGTTTTGCGACTCAAACAATACAATCTTGAAGGAAAATGATAATATAACATTTCCCAAACTAGCTGAGACCTATAGGAATATATCAGAAAATGGATCAGAAATCTTTTACAATGGGTCATTGACTCAGATTATAGTGGATGATATCAATGCTACAG GAGGGATTATAACACTCGATGACCTGCAGAATTATCAACCAGTGCTGAATGAGTATGCATTAAACTTTACTGTGGGGAAATACATATTTCATGCTCCTGATGCTCCATTTGGTGGACCTGTGCTCGCTCTGATACTCAACATACTTGAAG ATTATGGCCTGTCAAGCAGCAGTGTGTCGACAATAGACAAGAAGATTTTGACCTATCATCGCATGATAGAGGCATTTCGATTCGCTGAAGTTGAAAAATGTAAACTGGGAGACCCACGTAATGAAAATGTCACTAAG ATTGTCAAATATATGACCTTAAAAAGCTTTGCAAAGGACATCAGGAATAGGATTAAAGATGACATCAAACTAAACAGTTACGCTGAAAAGTGTGAGAATTGTATGGATGATGACCAAGGCACATCTCATCTGTCCATCATTGCAGAAGATGGGAGTGCAGTGGCAGTCACCAGCAGTATCAATGACTA TTTTGGCTCTAAGGTGAGGTCAAACTCAACAGGCATTATATTTAATGACCAAATGAATGATTTCAGTAAGCTGAAAAATGAATGTGTTGAAAACAACTTAATTAaaccag GTAAAAGGCCACGTTCATCAATGTGTCCCACAATAATATTGGACAAAGATAATGGAAAAGTCAAAATGGTGGTTGGAGGTGAAGGTGGGACAAACATCACCACATCCATTGCTCAG GTGATCCTGAATTATCTGTTCTTTGACTATGACCTGAAGAAAGCTGTTGAAGAGCCCAGAGTTCAGATCCGAAAAGAGACAAATGTAGAAGACTGCTTTGATGTG AAAGTAACTGATGGCTTGAAGAAGAAGAATCATACTATATTTCACAATGCTGAAGAATCAGTGATCCAGGCAGTCGTACAACAGGGGGAAAAACTCTGTGCTGAATCTGACTGCAGGAAAGGTGGCTATCCTGCTGGATACTGA
- the LOC125271107 gene encoding glutathione hydrolase 1 proenzyme-like isoform X2, protein MLKRGGSVVDAAIAALLCLSVVNPQSMGIGGGVVFTIYNASTGKVETINARETAPMSASEDMLDKDTKNNPGLLIAVPGELRGYEMAHKRHGRLPWKDLFQPSINLAGKGFLIGKALARAIKEFESTILNNTLLCEVFCDSNNTILKENDNITFPKLAETYRNISENGSEIFYNGSLTQIIVDDINATGGIITLDDLQNYQPVLNEYALNFTVGKYIFHAPDAPFGGPVLALILNILEDYGLSSSSVSTIDKKILTYHRMIEAFRFAEVEKCKLGDPRNENVTKIVKYMTLKSFAKDIRNRIKDDIKLNSYAEKCENCMDDDQGTSHLSIIAEDGSAVAVTSSINDYFGSKVRSNSTGIIFNDQMNDFSKLKNECVENNLIKPGKRPRSSMCPTIILDKDNGKVKMVVGGEGGTNITTSIAQVILNYLFFDYDLKKAVEEPRVQIRKETNVEDCFDVKVTDGLKKKNHTIFHNAEESVIQAVVQQGEKLCAESDCRKGGYPAGY, encoded by the exons ATGTTGAAGCGTGGCGGTTCAGTAGTTgatgctgctattgctgctctGCTGTGTTTGAGTGTGGTTAATCCTCAAAGCATGGGAATCGGAGGAGGTGTGGTTTTCACCATATACAACGCATCAACAG GAAAGGTGGAGACCATTAATGCCAGAGAAACTGCTCCAATGAGTGCTTCAGAGGACATGTTAGACAAAGACACTAAAAATAATCCAG GGTTGTTGATAGCTGTACCAGGAGAACTGCGTGGTTATGAGATGGCACACAAAAGACACGGGAGACTGCCATGGAAGGATCTGTTTCAGCCCAGTATAAACCTGGCAGGGAAGGGTTTTCTGATTGGCAAGGCCTTGGCCAGAGCCATTAAAGAATTTGAGAGCACAATTCTGAATAATACATTGTTGTG TGAAGTGTTTTGCGACTCAAACAATACAATCTTGAAGGAAAATGATAATATAACATTTCCCAAACTAGCTGAGACCTATAGGAATATATCAGAAAATGGATCAGAAATCTTTTACAATGGGTCATTGACTCAGATTATAGTGGATGATATCAATGCTACAG GAGGGATTATAACACTCGATGACCTGCAGAATTATCAACCAGTGCTGAATGAGTATGCATTAAACTTTACTGTGGGGAAATACATATTTCATGCTCCTGATGCTCCATTTGGTGGACCTGTGCTCGCTCTGATACTCAACATACTTGAAG ATTATGGCCTGTCAAGCAGCAGTGTGTCGACAATAGACAAGAAGATTTTGACCTATCATCGCATGATAGAGGCATTTCGATTCGCTGAAGTTGAAAAATGTAAACTGGGAGACCCACGTAATGAAAATGTCACTAAG ATTGTCAAATATATGACCTTAAAAAGCTTTGCAAAGGACATCAGGAATAGGATTAAAGATGACATCAAACTAAACAGTTACGCTGAAAAGTGTGAGAATTGTATGGATGATGACCAAGGCACATCTCATCTGTCCATCATTGCAGAAGATGGGAGTGCAGTGGCAGTCACCAGCAGTATCAATGACTA TTTTGGCTCTAAGGTGAGGTCAAACTCAACAGGCATTATATTTAATGACCAAATGAATGATTTCAGTAAGCTGAAAAATGAATGTGTTGAAAACAACTTAATTAaaccag GTAAAAGGCCACGTTCATCAATGTGTCCCACAATAATATTGGACAAAGATAATGGAAAAGTCAAAATGGTGGTTGGAGGTGAAGGTGGGACAAACATCACCACATCCATTGCTCAG GTGATCCTGAATTATCTGTTCTTTGACTATGACCTGAAGAAAGCTGTTGAAGAGCCCAGAGTTCAGATCCGAAAAGAGACAAATGTAGAAGACTGCTTTGATGTG AAAGTAACTGATGGCTTGAAGAAGAAGAATCATACTATATTTCACAATGCTGAAGAATCAGTGATCCAGGCAGTCGTACAACAGGGGGAAAAACTCTGTGCTGAATCTGACTGCAGGAAAGGTGGCTATCCTGCTGGATACTGA